A genomic window from Salvelinus sp. IW2-2015 linkage group LG13, ASM291031v2, whole genome shotgun sequence includes:
- the LOC111971618 gene encoding sodium/bile acid cotransporter 4-like encodes MENSSVVVTDVPTAGLTEFLNFTMNDTISRLYEGFTDELAMTELRVTNDPVSLKVKTLRTAFAAGLRAKLPPTEPAHLVVAFWDSPLSHGINVFVGIVLCFTMLGLGCTVDVSQLGEHIRRPIGVLLALVCQFVIMPLVAFLLALAFSLDDVAAMAVLLCGCCPGGNLSNIMSLLVNGEMNLSIIMTISSTVLALVLMPLCLWIYSRAWINTPVVNLMPFGAIILTLCSTLIPIGLGVVLRYRYNRAADIVLKLSLWSLLVTLVMLFIMTGAMLGPELLATIPPSVYVVAVLMPACGYAAGYGLATLFDLPPNSRRTVSLETGCQNVQLCTAILKMAFPPQLMGGMYMFPLLYALFQAAEAGIIILAYRMYRKEVLHKPDTNSPGDNRDIGYNRFEDEDMGFDNSYGAVTTSDPNLIMLEPCPDSTPV; translated from the exons ATGGAAAACTCAAGCGTGGTGGTCACTGATGTTCCAACTGCTGGCCTAACAGAATTCCTCAACTTCACCATGAATGACACCATCTCCCGACTCTACGAAGGCTTCACAGATGAGCTCGCCATGACAGAATTACGCGTAACGAACGACCCGGTATCTCTGAAAGTCAAGACTCTAAGGACTGCGTTTGCTGCTGGGCTTCGGGCTAAGCTGCCACCGACGGAACCCGCTCACTTGGTGGTTGCTTTTTGGGATTCCCCGCTAAGTCACGGAATCAATGTGTTTGTAGGAATTGTCCTGTGCTTCACAATGCTGGGCCTAGGGTGTACGGTAGATGTGAGCCAGCTTGGGGAACATATCCGCAGACCCATCGGGGTTCTGCTAGCGCTAGTGTGCCAGTTTGTTATCATGCCCCTGGTCGCCTTCCTGCTTGCTTTGGCATTCTCTCTCGACGATGTGGCGGCTATGGCCGTGCTACTGTGTGGCTGCTGTCCAGGAGGAAACCTATCCAACATCATGTCGTTATTAGTGAACGGGGAGATGAATCTGAG CATCATCATGACCATCTCCTCCACGGTCCTGGCGCTGGTTCTGATGCCTCTGTGTCTGTGGATATATAGCCGCGCCTGGATCAACACCCCGGTGGTCAACCTGATGCCGTTCGGCGCGATCATCCTCACCCTCTGTAGCACTCTCATCCCCATTGGCCTGGGGGTCGTGCTCCGGTACCGCTACAACCGGGCGGCGGACATCGTTTTAAAG TTGTCTCTGTGGTCTCTGCTGGTGACCCTGGTGATGCTGTTCATCATGACGGGGGCCATGTTGGGGCCAGAGCTGCTGGCCACCATCCCTCCGTCTGTCTATGTGGTGGCTGTCCTGATGCCTGCATGTGGCTACGCTGCAGGCTACGGCCTGGCCACCCTCTTCGACCTACCGCCCAACAGCCGCAGGACCGTGTCCCTGGAGACCGGGTGCCAGAACGTGCAGCTCTGCACAGCCATCCTGAAGATGGCCTTCCCACCACAGCTGATGGGGGGCATGTATATGTTCCCTCTGCTCTACGCCCTCTTCCAGGCCGCCGAGGCCGGCATCATCATCCTGGCCTACCGGATGTACAGGAAAGAGGTTCTACACAAACCAGACACAAACTCACCAGGGGACAACAGGGATATTGGATATAATAGGTTTGAAGACGAGGATATGGGTTTTGACAATTCTTACGGGGCGGTGACCACGAGTGACCCAAATCTCATCATGCTGGAGCCTTGTCCGGACTCTACTCCTGTTTAG
- the LOC111971619 gene encoding zygote arrest protein 1 yields the protein MATYVDESIDRYFYSSYNPYSGRYPKPKGAGWRNNYLANYVATEDYFDNHQRAQLKSILSQINPNLTPRLRKANTKDVAVQVNPKKDVSVQCSLGPRTLMTGKRDALRKSKQEAQTPGSPAGSPGSSVGGVLYPRTLAVYSPVASRRLAYFLEDDKGGPSEVPTGDPPETVKAGKKNKGEKSAEDKTGKAKDEKTGPVKKTSKKTDRSVTTEDVKADQDGSEVKARVRFQFLEQKYGYYHCRDCNLRWESAYVWCVQGTSKVYFKQFCRTCQKSFNPYRVEDITCQTCNKSRCVCEVTPRHIDPKRPHRQDLCGRCKGKRLSCDRTFSFKYII from the exons ATGGCTACATATGTAGACGAGTCGATCGACAGATATTTCTATTCATCTTACAACCCTTATTCTGGCAGGTATCCCAAACCAAAAGGTGCGGGCTGGAGAAACAATTATTTGGCCAACTATGTGGCTACAGAGGACTATTTTGATAACCACCAGCGCGCGCAACTTAAATCCATCTTGTCTCAAATAAACCCCAATCTTACACCGAGGCTACGGAAAGCAAATACCAAAGATGTCGCTGTGCAGGTCAACCCGAAGAAGGATGTCTCCGTGCAGTGCTCCCTCGGCCCAAGGACTCTCATGACCGGAAAGCGAGACGCTTTGCGCAAAAGTAAACAGGAGGCCCAGACACCCGGTAGCCCTGCCGGTAGTCCAGGCAGCTCGGTGGGAGGCGTGCTTTACCCTCGCACACTGGCCGTCTACTCGCCTGTCGCTTCTAGGAGACTTGCATATTTTCTAGAAGACGACAAAGGGGGACCGAGTGAAGTACCGACCGGTGACCCACCTGAAACCGTGAAGGCGGGGAAAAAGAATAAAGGCGAAAAGTCTGCAGAGGACAAAACAGGAAAGGCAAAGGACGAAAAGACTGGGCCAGTTAAAAAAACTAGTAAGAAGACTGACCGGTCAGTTACGACCGAGGATGTCAAAGCCGATCAGGATGGATCGGAAGTCAAGGCACGCGTGAGGTTTCAG TTTCTGGAGCAGAAGTATGGGTACTATCACTGCAGAGACTGCAACCTGCGTTGGGAGAGCGCATACGTTTGGTGCGTCCAAGGAACGAGCAAG GTCTACTTCAAGCAGTTCTGTAGAACCTGCCAGAAGTCCTTCAATCCTTACCGGGTCGAGGACATCACCTGCCAG ACTTGCAACAAGTCGCGCTGCGTGTGCGAAGTGACCCCTCGCCACATTGACCCCAAACGCCCCCACAGACAGGATCTGTGTGGCAGGTGCAAGGGCAAGCGGCTCTCCTGTGACCGCACCTTCAGTTTCAAATACATCATATAG